The nucleotide window CACGTATAAGAGCCAATTGTGAGTTAGAGAAGGTggatggtacctgcaaagacactccgatactAAGTTAGCAAAGGGGGTAAGCAGGCTTAGAGTCTATTGGAACTTAGCTTTACCTGagtgtgtcagtgtatttatagatGATGATCAAATAACCACCGTTAGAGTTGTTCCACTTCTGAAGGTGGATAATCATTTCTTTATCTTAAGGTTGTTGAGATATCTTTTTTTAGAAGTAggtgagagattttaggggacagttacttatttgaataagcgTTATCTACCAGTTTAATTCgaatccgacctctttaggGAGGAGCTTATGTCGAACCCGACCTCTTTGAAGGGGTCGGGTAGGTGGTAAAGGCCAGCCTTTGGATTGAACCTTTTTGGCTTACTCGGGCTTGGACCATAATATTAGGCCAGGACATGAACAATATTATTTCTCAAATAAGgtattctttaaatttgtctctaaaatattttttcaatcaaattggtccttcaaagattaagaattaattatatttatctttcaGTTACTCCACTCATAATTTTCGTCAACGATTGATAATGTAAAATGTTAACTGATAGCATACATGACACATAACATGTTCACTTGGACATTGACTAAATATGTTTACAaaaatctatcaatttagtTATTAGGTCATATTGGAAATAgaatttttgtaattgaaaaaaatgactaaattaataaatttttataaatatatttagtcAACATCCAATTAATTGAATGattgaagaataaatataattaatttttaatctttaatggaccaatttgattaattttttattttttttagaaataattttaaaaaatattttatctttaagagactaatttaactattaattttatatttaagNNNNNNNNNNNNNNNNNNNNNNNNNNNNNNNNNNNNNNNNNNNNNNNNNNNNNNNNNNNNNNNNNNNNNNNNNNNNNNNNNNNNNNNNNNNNNNNNNNNNNNNNNNNNNNNNNNNNNNNNNNNNNNNNNNNNNNNNNNNNTGAACCAAACTTGGTATTTCCTACTCGCTAGCATGTGATGTGATCTTGCCAAGTCAAACAGAACCAAGTGTGATTGGCACTTTGTCTTCGTATTAAGCCACATATTTTTCATGGTTGtttatttaatgatttataatgTCTAACTTGACCAAATAATGTTAAATTACTTTTAGGAGTTAGGACTTGTTAGTTAAGAAACACCACAAAATACAACTAGTTAAATACAaagcattttgtttttaaagaaTAACAACTTTTATGGTACTGAATTTTATTAAATAGttacataataaaatatatttttttaagttttttaataactgttaaataattaatttttattttaattataaattaatttcatatattttatttaattattaaaattattttttattttataaattattattttattattcatctattatgtttattaataataaaaaacaaaaacaataacgaattaAATTTTCTATTGATCGTAATAAACTTTTTGACATTAAtcgattaaaagtttatttttgatCCGTGACATTCGTCCAGAgctgtgaaattatgtttattagaaAATTAATCGATTGGACTTCAggttatcacaaaacaatcgattgaaaattggaagGCAGTATGGTTTTCgcaaaaatcaatcgattggtcatATTACCCAATCAATTGAATGATGACTataatgtgatttttttataattcaatcgattgttatTTTTATAACCACATGAAAACTTGTTATTAGAGTGAAAAAATGACTACCGCTGACATTTGGAACCCCATTGAGTGCAATTTTCTGCGGGTTCATGATTATTGTTGTAAGAAACTCATTCGATTGGGTTGCAGTGATTACCTTCTTATTATTGACTTTGTCACTATTTGGTACATCTATGACTTTTTTAAGAAGAAACTCGTGGCAATTGTGCATGTGAATGCATTGAATGAAATTGAGACAGTgtctaacattttttattgtCACCACACAAACAAAAAAAGTTTAATCTATGTCTTTATTGATTCAGGTGAAATAATGGATATTGAGGAACAGTCATTCACTGATTTTAGTAATCGTATTAACATTGTTCCTTATGTCAGAGTCAAGCTCCAAATCAATGGTAATTTTTTTGCTAAGGTTGAATCCAAGGGTAATCTTAAAGTTTGTCCCTATAAGAAGCACTACATGTAAGTATGCACCTTTCTCTTGTCTCTCTTCTTTCTATTATGAATTTATAAAACACtctcaaatttaattaattcatgCCCTATCCATTATGGACAGATTTGCTGTTGGATGAAATTGGGAGCTAACCACAGCTAAAGACGTCCTGTCATCCATGATTTTGTGGAAGGAGATTACTATATGGATAAATTGGGCATAGCAAATGGTTTTTCCACAAGTaatttcgagaatgcaaaaatatcaGCAGTGGTCATTTTCTTCACTCTAATAACAAGCTTTCATGTGGTTATAAAAGTAACTTCCGATTGGATAatataaacaatcgattgaattatagAAACCCACATTCTGGTCATCATTCAATAGATTGGGTAATatgaccaatcgattgattttttcaaaaactataCTGCCTTACAATTTTCAATcgattattttgtgataacttgaagtccaatcgattgagttatggGAAACCTGAaatccaatcgattgttttgttaatccaatcgattgattttctaaaaaacaTGATTTCACAGCCTGGACAAATGTAACGGATCAAAGATAAACTTTTAATCGATTGGGATTGCCAAAAAGTTTGTTACGATCAATGGAAGATCTAAttccttattatttttatttttgattgttaataaacataatagatgaatgataaaataataatttataaaataaaaaataattttataattaaataagatatatggagttaatttgtaattaaaattagaaaataattatttaacagttattaaaaaacttaaaaaatatgttttgttatgggaccatttaatggtccaaaTGTTCTAGGACTATTGAATCCTTACCCAACTTTCATTTATAAATCCGAAGAGACTATCCTAAATCTAAAAGCCAAAGACagaaaaaaatttcaagaaaacaAGATATAAGAAAATTGAGGAGACAGAAACAAGGTAGATAGGTgtgggaaaaaaaagaagaggagaaggaaagaaaacttggtggagaagaagagaggagatGGAGGGCTGTCACTGCCCAGGCTCAGGTAATGGCAACAACTCTCAAAATAGTGTTTGAGTGTCTTTTGCtatttgagaaagaaaaaatacctTCGAGTAAGTTCTTATGGAACAAAAGTATTTAGGAGATAATAAAAATCAATCTAAATTAGTTTAAAGTTgtcttatttcatatttattaattattttaaacaaaaattatattaagttaaataagataattttagattattttttctttagcATTAATATTTTGCAACGTTCTGAAAATTGGACTAGACCGGCCGGTTCGACTAATTTAACCGCGAACCGGCGATGCAAAATGGTCTGGTCCTCCTCTAAAAACCGCAGTGGGAATAACCGCTGGAAAACCGGTGAATCGGCTGAAAACCGGTCAGTTGGGCCGGATCGGTGACCGGCCAGTTCTGCAAAACGATGCcgttttattgtttaaaaaaaaattaaaaaatgtaacCCAACCCGACCCGCTCGTGGAGCACCCCACCCTCCCTTCTTCCCCCGACCCCCATTCATTCATGATTCATCTCACTATCTCAGTCTCACAGTGAGTGAACCCTAGCCGCCCTCTGAAGTCTGAACCCTACCCGCCCAGTCGCCCTCCATCGTCGCCACGGTCTCAGGTCGTCAGCGCCACCGCCGTCGCCTAGTCCTCAGCCCCAGTAGTCCTCCACCGTCGCCTGGTTCCCTGCCCATTAGCCCTCCATCTCTATCgtcttcatcttctcaacaCCATTAGCTCTTTCATCGTCTTTATCGTCGCGTGGTCCTCAACACTAGTAGCCCTCCATCGACCCCAGGTGAGTGACTCGTCCTCTACTCATCTTCTTTGTTCTTCGCCTCTGCTCATCTTCTTTAGTATAAGAAACATGAAGAAACATGAAGTTGATACTCTGTGAACTTCCTCTGTGAACTTAGATTTCTGTTCTTTTTTCTGTGAACTTCCTCTGTGAACTTCGATTTCTGTTCAATTTATGTGAACTTCCTCTGTGAACTTCCTCTGCTCATCTTCTTCGTTCTTCGTTTCTCTGCTCAATTTCTGTTTGTTGGTTAgtataagaaataaataatctgaaaattaaattaattatggtattttattttattgtattccAATTGTAATTTCTGTTTGTTGGTtagtaagttttttttattgtattcgAAATTCACCCTCTGATACAGAAACATGAAGACTATGAAGAAGGCTACTGGTGTTTTAGTGTTTTGCACTTTTGCTGTTTTGTAATTGTTGACTCGCTGAATGCTGTAGCAAATTGTTAGCTGGCTGAATGGTGTTTTGCACTTTTGCACTTTTACACTTACTTTGTTTTGCAATATTGTTGACTGGCTGAATGCTGTAGcaaattgttaatttgttactttattttgttaatgTTGGAAACTTACTCGGTTTTGCAATATTGTTATTTGGCTGAATGCTGTAGGCAGAATTGCTGTGGGCAGAATTGTTAATGTTCATTGTGTTGTATTGTGATCTTGtggttgtttttaatttcatatctgttttattaatttcataTCTCTTGATTATTCTACTCAACAGGGTGGGAATGAAAGTGAAGATCATCCCACCGAAGCAGATTTGCAACAAGTTCTTGcggattttgatgattgataaaCTTGATGTTGGgatttaatatttagatatgcttttattactatttaacttttgagtttgtattttgataagatcatatgtatttggttgatgatattttatgtggtgttttaaattttgaagatattttaagatttatattagattataattatattttaggatgtgtatttataatttatttattattctattctaaaacGATTTTTTTGGTTGAATCGCCAATTAAACCGATTCAACCAATAAACCAATGAATCAATGATTAGAACAGTTTGATGATAGTCCGGTTTCCTGAATCTTGATGTTTTGTGAAACATATACGCATTTGCTATTTCTATTCCTCTTGGATCGGAAAATTGattgttcttattttaatttttttgttgaagtGAGTTGTATGTGGACCGAACCAGGCCCATGAGAAGCCCAGAAAATTTAAACGTAGGACCCATCCCTTTAACACCAACAGGTGGAAGATTCTTATTAGTTACTACACAACATGTCATGTGGTAAATGGTAATGGAAGCGAGTCCATAAGTCCATAGCGGAAAAGAAAGAACTGGTCGCAATGATAAAGGGGGACAACTATGCTTCATTTTAGGTTTGGACTATAAAAGTCAAATGCTacatctcttttatttattatcttataataatataatataaaggtttaatgttaaaattattaattgaatttttttatacaaaatttatgAAAATCATATTATGAAGTACATAATAAGAGTAGTTGATCCAAACTTTGAACAAAAACAGTACTTTCATTTCATTTGATCGTCCCTTTCTTAAAAATAATGTTGTAGCCATCTCCTTTATTTGAATTTAGtcgcaaaaaataaaaaatagaaaatcctCTGATCACAAAAAGGAGCTAGTACATACAATACATGTCATCGCAATTTATCATGTGGTGCATACAGGTCTTACATTAACCGGTGGAAAGCGCACGTGTTTTTTTAACCCGATATTGGGGAATCTGTTTGAAAATTGAGATTGAAATGTGTAAAAAAGTGGTCATTAAGGTACATTGTTTATTTAaaagttaatagttaaaaatagttaaataataaactaattttttttatataaaaaaatactatctctctttttatattaaaaataatttttataaataataatttaattaatttaattaaattatttaataatttttaaatataaattttacattaaaataACTGACAACTATATGTAAATTTCTACCTTGAAACATATTGATGTTTCTATTTATATAGCTGTAACCCATAACACATGCAATTTAGCTTAGCGTGTATTGCTTTCTAGCTTCTATCCATATTTGGAATGAGACCACCGtcattttcacttttttatttatttattataattataataatatataatatgagGCCTCACTGTCATATCGAGTGAGTGAATATATGAAAGAAAGAAacgttattgttattttttttcaaagataataggttatattttattaattattaaaaaataaaatataaagatgttCAGAAGCAGGACAATATAATAAAAGGtgagaatttttcaaaaatattacaCTGAAGATATTTATCCAACAGTGCGTGgtcgaaaaataaagaaaaatcttaaagaataaataatgataaatcaaattgaatgcaCCTAAGAGCTTGCCTCATGGAGATGACGACTTAAACTGGGAGTTCTTTGGCTTTCACGGAGCAATTTGACAGAGCTTGCTAGAATGACAGACGGCATAGAAGTAGAACCTTCAAAAATCAACTGGTTGCGAGTTTTCCAGCAATTCCAGCAAATGATGGCAAGCAATTGAGGATTACGGTCAGCATTCTTCAACGGGTTAAGTATCTCTGTTGATGTAGTCCACCATGTCCAAAAGTCATTAGAACTCTGAGGGGGAAGACAGTCACGAAGATAACTCTGAGACCATACGTCTTTAATTCTAGAGCAATCGATCAAACAATGAGTGACTGTTTCCGTTGTTTCATGACAGCAAAAACATATTGGTGATATAAATGAAATGCAGTGATGAATTTGAGTAAGCACCGGAAGTCGGCCATAAAGAGCTTTccaaataaatttattgttatACTTTTCTGCCCTTATAATGCGAACGCATTACATTATACTAAAAATCTACCTAAATAAAGTGATTTAGTTAATCGTAAGTATTTATAAGTTAAGGatagaaataatatttttagagcGGCGTGACAAAGCACCAGAACTAGTAGTATGATAGAATGTCTCAAATTTGAATGACGTTAGATTTAGGGCACAGGGTACCGTTGTTCGGGGACAGTTGGGGACATCTTAGTTAAAGAGATGAGAGATCTATCTAtttgctatattttttttatctccaaactcaacaaataaaaaattaatttgttataaatttaaattttatttaaaagtaataaatttgttagcataattaatttaaaaagttaatacTTAATTTAGCCTATAAATTTATACGTGAGTGTGAATTcagttcttaaaattttaattgtatttatttaatttttaaatttataaatattttgcaTTAGCTTTTAAGACAATTTTCAATATATAAAGGACATAAATAATCAGTTAGATGCTACAGCCTACATGTCGTCTTTTGgttatttaaatactaaaattgaaCCAATACCATTTTATAAAATCAAGTGTGACATCCAATTATCTacatcaatttaaaaattaattagagataattaaaatttaaaaaattaaattaaaaattacttgcaaatttataaaattgaatattacatctaatttaaattagtcgAATAATTAAcctattcatttttttaaagaaatatcaaaaatttaaattccaaCATTCCGTTTAGATAagtttataagttattttttttaatttttaatttataaaaatgtataCACAGAAATATGTGTACACAACAGACAAGATGAGATTCAAACCTAACAGCAAATGAATGAATCCAAATTGGTTTATCTAGGCTGTTTTCAGTTTTCACCACTTCCTAGTTAATTACCATATTGACCccatgataaaataaataaaatatttttacaaattacatACAGGTCTGTGTAGAGAGTGAAGAGGCAATCGACAAatatctctctttctctttctctctcattcacgccttcttcttcttcttcttcagttttGTTCTCTCTTGTATTCTATCCCTACTTTCTTTGCCTCTGTTTCATTTTCACGATTTCTTCATTCTTATTCTCATCACCAACACTCTTCCAACTCCTTTCAATCCATTCCTATCTCACTCTTTCACCATATAGCTCGGTATTCTATTTGCTGCTTCATTCATTATTCAGATcatttcttttccttatttaactCTCTTTATTCAGCTTTTCGTTTTTCGCTGTTTGATTCTACTTGCTTTATGGATTGAGATATATAaattaactcttttttttatgttgcttGTTGTAGAGTTTTCTTCTGCTGCAGCAGATTCCATTCATTCAGTCTTATGCTGGAGATGTCAACCGAGTTATCCACATTTTTGGTCAGTATTTTCGTTGGTTTATGCATCTTATTTGTCTCGCTTTGTTGTTATTGGATTTAATACTTTGTATGGTTTATTGTGGATCTTCCAAATGATACTTTGTTTAGATTAGAAGCTTAGTTGTGCATTATTTCTCACTTGATTTGCTCTTTTTTCGTTGAATCGCCAAATCCTCTTACTGTGTTCTTATGTGCCCTAATCTGACTGTTATTTACTAAAACAGTATCGGATTCAATTTTTGGGAATATACCTTTCTGTACCTAGCTATCAGCTGCTGCATGTGAAACCAATCTGTGGTTGCAATATCTTTTGGGTTTTACTATTCTGTCACTGAAAAATCAGGGTTTCAAAGAACTTGTTTATTGTGAATGAATGGAATAATAAAATGGTGCAAGAACAATGAGAagtcctttgttcatctatagAAATGGTTGGGACTTGGGACGGAGTGATATTTCTTATGGCTTCTTTTGCCTATGCACAAATTCAGTCATAGCTTTAATATCATTAACCTCTTAGATTTTCATTTCACTATGCTGCACGGCTTATAGGATTGTGTCTTTTGTGTTCGTTTTTGTGAGTACATACATATCACATATGCTCGATTATAAATAGGTGTTGGTGGGAAGAATATGCTAGTGCACCCTGTTTAGTTTGAAGTTAGAGTTTATAATCCTTTGATATCTCTAGTTCTCTAATGAAAGTCTTGTAACTTGGCTTGATTTGTTTGCAGAGATCCATGTTTGTATGATCATATCTTTGCTGAGAATTTTAAGATTATGGGTAGAGGTAGAGGAAAGGGTAAAAAGCTAAATGTTACTAATCATGAAGATGCTGGAAGTGGTGAGGATGAAAAGCTTCCCACACAAAAGAGAAGAGGAAGGCCACAAAAACCTCTTaaagatgaatttgatgatgaagaagttgaaaaAGTAGAGGATGACAATGTCAATGTCAACAATGTAGTTAGTGGCAAAGAGATGAAAAGTTCCATTGTAGTGGAGAATGGAAGGAAAAGGAAACGAAACACACAagtgaaagagaaattagacTCTATTGAGGAAGAAAATGGTGTTGGAAATCAATTGAACACGGATGGATTGGAAAAGTCCAATGGATTTCGGCACAATGGAAGCCGGCGTAAGAGCACTCCTCGTCGGGCTGCTGAAGCAGGTGTGCAGTGCAAGTAAGAACATGGTGCAATAGGTTTCCTACTCATGTGACCCGTCGAAATTGCGAAACAGGGAATGAGGCCCATTAATCTTTGAGCTCTTTACTTTTATTATCTTGTTTTATTTCTTTGACCTTAATTTTACTTCGTATTTGTTCTTTGGGGATGGTTGAAAGGGGTTCCATTGGTTGATTCCCTGTGATTAATTCCTTTTACGAGCATTGATATGAGAGTTTGTTATGCTGGTTGTAGTTCTATATCATGATATCAATTTTTGTCCCTTACTCTATTTTCAGTTTGAGATAGAAAAAGAATTTATGATCTTCCATTGAAGTTATGACCATGCCTCTGATGTTCCCCCTATCTCTCCTTAGAGGCTATGCTTGCCAAGTTtctaaaataaaggaaattttGTCTTTGCGTCTCATGAGAAATTTCTTGACACCGAGTTATAGAGAATTTATTAGATTATGTGTCAACAATATCAGCTTTCTTATTATTGAGTTGTTATCTTTTGAGTCTGTACCTGTTAGTCTTTGTGTATGAATttcttcaaattaaataatagccTT belongs to Arachis duranensis cultivar V14167 chromosome 8, aradu.V14167.gnm2.J7QH, whole genome shotgun sequence and includes:
- the LOC107461462 gene encoding uncharacterized protein LOC107461462, producing MGRGRGKGKKLNVTNHEDAGSGEDEKLPTQKRRGRPQKPLKDEFDDEEVEKVEDDNVNVNNVVSGKEMKSSIVVENGRKRKRNTQVKEKLDSIEEENGVGNQLNTDGLEKSNGFRHNGSRRKSTPRRAAEAGVQCK